In Chrysiogenia bacterium, one genomic interval encodes:
- a CDS encoding PaaI family thioesterase has protein sequence MAESKRSETIEEHLARIRPFFENAPFAKTLGIQIDSMSVDEASVRLPWAEHLGRTLNVLHGGAIAALIDLAAGVAALSDFEKIESLNAATLNLLTNYLSAGAPGKDVIATGRVRKRGRSIVVVDVDIEDAEGKLIATGTATYKMGTKVGKHE, from the coding sequence ATGGCAGAGAGCAAACGAAGCGAGACCATTGAAGAGCACCTGGCGCGTATCCGCCCATTTTTCGAAAACGCGCCTTTTGCGAAGACCCTCGGGATTCAGATCGATTCCATGAGCGTCGACGAGGCCAGCGTGCGCCTTCCCTGGGCCGAGCACCTGGGGCGCACTCTCAACGTCCTGCACGGGGGTGCCATTGCTGCGCTCATCGATCTGGCCGCAGGCGTCGCTGCGCTCTCGGATTTTGAAAAGATCGAGAGCCTCAATGCCGCCACGCTCAACCTGCTGACCAACTATCTCTCGGCCGGCGCGCCGGGCAAGGACGTGATTGCCACCGGACGCGTGCGAAAGCGCGGGCGCAGCATCGTCGTTGTGGACGTGGACATCGAGGACGCCGAGGGCAAGCTCATCGCCACCGGCACGGCGACCTACAAAATGGGAACGAAGGTCGGAAAGCACGAATGA